CGCTGGCGGTACAGCGCCAGCGTCTCCCAGACCGGGAAGTCGGTAGCGATCACCACCAGGTCTCCCGCGGGAGACCTGGTGGCCACCACGCGCATCCGCTCGCCGTAGACCTCGGCCCGGTCGAACAGGGTGTGAATCTCCCCGACCTGAAGATCACCGAACCACTCGTCGATGCGCAGACCGTCCACGACGGCATCCTTACGGATACGGATGGCGCGCTTGATGCGCTGCTGGCGTAGGAAGGCGAACCATGCCCCGCCGATGAACTCTCGGTCGGCGACCAGGCCCTTCCAGCGTCGCGCTGGAAGGGCCTTCAAAAGACGCTGAACGAGTTCCTGCCGAATGTCCGTGCTGCTGTTGCCGTCGTGCGGAAGGGCCGTCCAGACGAGAGGGAGCGTGTAGCCGTGCAGGACGACGCCCAGTACCAAGAGGTTCAGCGGCGAAGATCCATGGTTCCAGGTGGTCCGGTCCAAGCTCATGAGCAGTTTGCCTGGTGGGAG
The DNA window shown above is from Deinococcus ruber and carries:
- a CDS encoding IS4 family transposase, whose product is AMITGQSVNLSVLSGHLPGESSVEAKKRRVERAFRDEQLTGELFLSLMLPLLPPGKLLMSLDRTTWNHGSSPLNLLVLGVVLHGYTLPLVWTALPHDGNSSTDIRQELVQRLLKALPARRWKGLVADREFIGGAWFAFLRQQRIKRAIRIRKDAVVDGLRIDEWFGDLQVGEIHTLFDRAEVYGERMRVVATRSPAGDLVVIATDFPVWETLALYRQRWSIENMHQSMKGRGFDLEATRLTQGARLSVLFGVVVLAFVWCCLSGAFLARKAPPKMLKHGYPAKSMFRMGLDALQDALSSRPGKKSRTGTSFRQLLATFDP